A single region of the Brassica rapa cultivar Chiifu-401-42 chromosome A03, CAAS_Brap_v3.01, whole genome shotgun sequence genome encodes:
- the LOC103860390 gene encoding C-Myc-binding protein homolog isoform X1, which yields MMRFKEEKEAKKEAFRKYLESSGVLDSLTKVLVALYEQNDKPSSALEFIQQKLGGPSVSDYEKLQAEKSDLQIKYNELFAKHQETLREVSLPNLNLKLEGVKSLHSRNSSKDDDEREVIEDEHTALVAPPHH from the exons ATGATGCGGTTCAAAGAG GAGAAAGAAGCGAAGAAAGAAGCTTTCAGGAAGTATTTAGAGTCCAGTGGAGTTCTTGATTCTCTAACCAAAG TTCTGGTTGCTTTATATGAGCAGAATGACAAGCCTTCCTCTGCTTTAGA gtTCATCCAGCAAAAGCTAGGAGGTCCTTCAGTGTCTGATTACGAGAAGCTTCAAGCTGAGAAGTCTGATCTTCAAATAAAGTACAATGAGCTTTTTGCTAAACATCAAGAAACGTTGAGAGAGGTGTCACTTCCTAACTTGAATTTAAAA TTAGAAGGAGTGAAGAGCTTGCATTCCCGAAACTCTTCGAAGGATGATGATGAGAGAGAGGTCATTGAAGACGAACACACGGCCCTTGTGGCTCCTCCTCACCACTAA
- the LOC103860388 gene encoding 3',5'-nucleoside bisphosphate phosphatase: MEKKRNNKKNRGGSKKKKTTSDQSQAIKSVTDWLFVGSSSSPPPDDFAVTINTASLRRGEKLVFELHSHSNRSDGFLSPSKLVQRAHTNGVKVLSLTDHDTLAGIPEAVEAGRRFGIKIIPGIEISTLFSSRESGSEEPVHVLAYYGASGPAMYDELENFLAKIRDGRFVRGREMVSKLNKLKIPLKWEHVTRIAGEDVAPGRMHVARALLEGGYVENLRQAFTKYLHDDGPAYATGSEPKSEEAVRLICKTGGVAVLAHPWALKDHVSVIRRLKDAGLHGVEVYRSDGKLEVFSELADTYSLLKLGGSDYHGKGGRNESELGSVNLPVKALQDFLKLGRPIWCEAIKTTMRTFLEQPSDSNLSNILRFDRARILKGSSSWSCGRELMDRCLAIWLTNDERENDEFEALRSKLSCVLISSKGSCVTVGA; this comes from the exons atggagaagaagagaaacaacAAAAAGAATCGTGGCGgtagcaagaagaagaagacgacctCTGACCAATCACAGGCTATTAAGTCGGTTACCGACTGGCTCTTCGTAGgctcttcttcctctcctccTCCCGATGACTTCGCCGTAACAATCAATACCGCTTCTCTGAGACGCGGAGAGAAACTGGTCTTCGAGCTTCACTCTCATTCAAATCGCAGCGATGGTTTTCTCTCTCCTTCAAAGCTCGTCCAAAGAGCTCATACCAATGGG GTGAAGGTTCTTTCTCTAACTGATCACGACACATTGGCTGGTATTCCAGAAGCAGTAGAAGCAGGACGTAGATTCGGTATCAAGATCATTCCCGGTATCGAGATCAGCACATTGTTCTCTTCCAGAGAGTCCGGTTCTGAGGAACCGGTGCATGTACTCGCGTACTATGGCGCTTCCGGTCCGGCAATGTACGATGAATTAGAAAACTTCTTGGCCAAGATAAGGGATGGGAGGTTTGTTCGTGGAAGAGAAATGGTGTCGAAGTTAAATAAACTTAAGATACCTCTCAAATGGGAACACGTCACCAGGATTGCTGGCGAGGATGTTGCTCCCGGTAGGATGCACGTTGCTCGAGCGCTTCTTGAAGGTGGATACGTTGAGAATTTACGACAGGCGTTTACTAAATATTTACATGATGATGGACCTGCTTATGCCAC AGGGAGCGAGCCGAAGTCCGAGGAAGCAGTGAGACTTATATGCAAAACCGGTGGTGTAGCTGTTCTTGCACATCCGTGGGCGTTGAAGGATCACGTCAGTGTTATTCGGAGGTTGAAAGATGCTGGACTTCATGGAGTCGAGGTTTATAGGAGTGACGGCAAGCTAGAag TGTTTAGCGAGTTGGCGGATACGTACAGTCTACTGAAGCTAGGAGGATCAGATTATCACGGTAAAGGCGGACGCAATGAGTCAGAACTAGGGAGTGTAAACCTTCCGGTGAAGGCGTTGCAGGATTTCTTGAAGCTTGGGCGTCCTATATGGTGCGAGGCCATTAAAACAACCATGAGAACCTTCCTTGAGCAACCATCTGATTCAAACCTCTCCAATATCTTGAGGTTCGATAGGGCGAGGATTCTGAAAGGAAGCTCGTCTTGGTCCTGCGGTAGAGAGTTGATGGACCGATGTTTAGCGATTTGGTTGACAAATGATGAGAGAGAAAACGACGAGTTTGAGGCTCTTAGATCGAAGCTCTCTTGTGTGTTAATCAGCTCAAAGGGATCGTGTGTCACCGTTGGTGCTTAA
- the LOC103860390 gene encoding C-Myc-binding protein homolog isoform X2 — protein MMRFKEEKEAKKEAFRKYLESSGVLDSLTKVLVALYEQNDKPSSALEFIQQKLGGPSVSDYEKLQAEKSDLQIKYNELFAKHQETLRELEGVKSLHSRNSSKDDDEREVIEDEHTALVAPPHH, from the exons ATGATGCGGTTCAAAGAG GAGAAAGAAGCGAAGAAAGAAGCTTTCAGGAAGTATTTAGAGTCCAGTGGAGTTCTTGATTCTCTAACCAAAG TTCTGGTTGCTTTATATGAGCAGAATGACAAGCCTTCCTCTGCTTTAGA gtTCATCCAGCAAAAGCTAGGAGGTCCTTCAGTGTCTGATTACGAGAAGCTTCAAGCTGAGAAGTCTGATCTTCAAATAAAGTACAATGAGCTTTTTGCTAAACATCAAGAAACGTTGAGAGAG TTAGAAGGAGTGAAGAGCTTGCATTCCCGAAACTCTTCGAAGGATGATGATGAGAGAGAGGTCATTGAAGACGAACACACGGCCCTTGTGGCTCCTCCTCACCACTAA